The genomic segment CGACTCCCTCGCGGTCGGTCGCTCGGGCTTCCAGAAACGTCTCGCAGGTCGCACAGTGCATCCCGTCGACGGAGAGATACGCCGTCTCGCCGTCGACGGCGTCGGGGTCGGCGCCGCTTTCGACATCCTCGACGGACCGGTCTGTGGGCTCGTCCAGCGTCCGGGCGACTTCCAGACAGCCCCGACAGCAGAACTCGCCGCCGACACCGCTGTCGGTGACGGGCGGATCGGCCGACAGCCCACAGAGTGTACAGTCCGTCATCGGCTCACATCCACGGCATCGGCAGCGGTGGTTTCGGTAGCGAGACTCCGAAGACGCCCAGCCCGTTCGACAGCGGGACGAGCGCGAGCACCAAGAAGACGGCTCCGAGGACCCGATGGATCGCGACCCGGCGAGCGGGGGACAGCGACCCGAACGCCGTCCCGTAGGCGAACACCAGCGGGATGGTCCCGAGCCCGAGCGCCGCGAGCGAGAGCCCACCGGTCACTGCCGATCCGGTGGCGAAGGCGTACAGAAACGCGGGGTACAGCAACGGACACGGGAGCAGCCCGTGCATCGCACCGAGCGCGACCATCCCGGGGCCGTCGACCCAGGCGTCGACGCGGGCGACCAGTGCCGCCGACACTCGGCGGAAGAGCCCGCCGACGACCGGGACCGACGCCGCGATGTCGACGGCGTTCCCACGTGTGAGATAACCCAGACCGACCGCGAGGATGGCGAGTCCGACGGCGACGCCGACGACACCGCGGACGGCCGTCCCGAGCCGGGCCAGGCCGGCCACGTCGAACAGGGCACCGCCGGCGGCCCCAGCGCCGCGCCGACGACTGTGTAGCTGACCGCCCGGCCGACGTTGAACGCGGCCTGCTGGCGGAGTTCGTGGAGCGACACCGGACCACCGTCGTCCAGCCGCTCGGCGTAGGTCGTCACCAGCGGGCCACACATCCCGAGACAGTGGACGCTCCCGACGAGGCCGAGGCCGGCGAAGGCGGCGATCCCGACGGTCTCGCCGGCGGTCAGGCCTCCGCTCAGCGGTCCCATCTCAGGCGGGCTGGCCCTCGTGGGGCGCGGTCATCAGATAGAGGCTCGCGGCGATGATGACGACGCTGACGAGCGACAGCGCGACGATGGTCCGCCCCGTTCCCTGGAGATAGTACGCGACGGGCGCCAGCCCGAGCAGGGCCAGCACCGTCACGAGTCGCGGACTGGATCCGGACATACTCGCCCCTAAGATGGAGGGGACATAAAAACGATAGGCCCGTTCCTGACCGGCGGGAAGGCGGGATCAGATTTTTTAAACTGGTTGTTGACGGCCCGACTATGGGCCGATCAACTGCTGGAGCATCGCACGGCTCGCGACACCGGGAGGGGTCGCGATGGCGCTGAACCGGCGTCAGTTCGTCCAGACAGCGGCTGCTGCCGGAGCGCTGGCCGGAGCTGGCACGGCGACTGCACAGGAAGAACCCGACTACGGCGGCTGGTTCGACGACGTATCGAACTTCGAGGGCACCGTCGACAGGCGGGGCCAGGACACCGTCGAGATCACCGTCGGTGCGGAGGGCAACAACGGCGCGTTCGCGTTCGATCCACCCGCGGTGATGGTCAGTCCGGGGACGGAGGTCGTCTGGACCTGGACGGGCGCGGGTGGGGGCCACAACGTCGTCTCGGACGGCGACGGGCCGCTGAACTCGGGCGATCCGGTGTCGGAGTCGGGGACGACCTACAGCCACACCTTCGAGAGCGAGGGGATCTTCAAGTACGTCTGTACGCCCCACGAGGCGCTGGGGATGAAAGGCGCCGTCGTGGTCCGACCGGGCGGGTCCGGTGGCGGGGGCGACCAGCCGACGGGGCCGCCGGCCAACCCCGACTACGGCGGCTTCTTCGACGGTGTCTCGAACTTCGACGGGGAGACCGTCGACCGGACCGGCCAGGATTCCGTCGAGATCAGCGTCGGTGCACAGGGCAACAACGGCGCGTTCGCCTTCGACCCGCCGGCGGTCCGCGTCTCGCCAGGGACAGAAGTCGTCTGGACCTGGACGGGCGCGGGCGGCGGTCACAACGTCGTCTCGGCCGGCGACGGGCCGCTGAACTCCGGTGATCCGGTGTCGGAGTCGGGGACGACCTACAGCCACACCTTCGAGGACACCGGCATCTACCGGTACGTCTGTACGCCCCACGAGGCGCTGGGAATGAAAGGCGCCGTCGTCGTGGGCGCACCCCCGGGAAGCAGCGGTGGCGGCGGTGGCGGACCGAGCGTCGAGGTCTCGGGGCCGCGCTGGCTCTTTACGAGTTCGATCATGCTGGCGTTTTTCACGCCGCTGCTGTACGCGGCCGCGGTGCGCCGCCGGAAGGGACAGGCCCCGCCCTCGGTCACCGACGAGGACGGGCAGGCACTCGTCGAGGAAGCGGCGGAGACGGCACCGGCCAACGAGATCGGTCACGACGAGTACGACCCCTGGGGGACGGCCGCCCTGGTGGCGTTCTACTTCGTGTTGATCGCCCTGCTGTGGGTGTTCATGTACTTCGTGGAGTTCCTCGGCCGCGTCTCGGTGATCGGGTGATATCATGCAGGTCCACAACTTCGAGAAAATCTGGCTCGGTGTCGCGCTCCTGTTGATCGTCGGCTTCATCGCCACCATCGCCTACGGGTCGGTCGGCGCTGGCATCTCGATGGTCGACGACAGCGGCGGAACGATCAGCGCCCAGGCGGTCCAGAGCGGCGAGACCGGTACGGGATTCGACGACCCCGGCGTGGTCAAACAGAGCGACGACCACTACGTCGTCTACGTCGTCGCCCAGCAGTTCCAGTTCCGCCCGGGCAGCGGTGACAACCCGATCAGAGTCCCGGCCGACGCCCGGATCACCTTCATGGTGACCAGCCCGGACGTGGTCCACGGCTTCTCGATCACTGAAACGAACATCAACACAATGGTTATCCCAGGACAGGTCGCGGAGGTCTCGGCACGGTTCGACGAGCCTGGCACGTACGGGCTGGTCTGTCACGAGTACTGTGGCGCGGGCCACCACACGATGGGCGGCTCCATCGAGGTGGTCGCGCCCTCGAACTACACCGCCCAGCAGCAGGCGGTCGACGGGGAGGTGAGCGCCTGATGGTCTACGTCGACGAGTTCCCGAAGACGGCGAAACTCGTGCGGGGCCAGTTCCTCGTCGCCTTCGGCGCCCTGGCTATCGGGGCGCTCTTCGGCGTGATCCAGGCGCTCCACCGGACCGGCGTCTTCCGTGGCTTCGTCAGTTCGGCGGACTACTACACGCTGCTGACCGGCCACGGCGTCCTGCTGGCGCTGGTGTTTACGACCTTCTTCATCGCCGGGCTGTTCGGCTGGGCGGTCTCGAACAGCCTCGACCGGGAGCTGTCACAGCGACTCGCCTGGGGCGGGTTCTGGACGATGCTCGTCGGGACGGTCCTCGCCGCAGTCGCCATCATCGGCGGGCTCATCGGGGCGCCCAGCATCCTCGGGCACTCGCTGAAGGCCGACGTGCTCTTTACGTTCTACGCGCCGATGAAGGCCCACCCCGCGTTCTACGTCGGGGCGGCGCTGATCATCGTCGGTTCCTGGGTCGCTGGGGCCTCGTACTTCAAGTCGCTGTGGGAGTGGCGCTCTGAGAACCCCGGCGAGCGCATCCCGCTGCGGACGTTCATGGTCGTGACCACGATGCTGATGTGGTACATCTCGACTATCGGCGTCGCCGTCGAGGTGGTCGCCTTCCTCATCCCGTGGTCGCTGGGACTGATCCAGAACGTCGACCCACTGCTGACCCGGACGCTGTTCTGGTACTTCGGCCACCCGGTCGTGTACTTCTGGCTCATGCCGGCGTATCTGGTCTGGTACACGATCCTGCCGAAACTGGCCGGCGGGCGGCTGTTCAGCGACCCGCTCGCACGCGTCGTGTTCGTCCTCTTCCTCTTGCTGTCGACGCCGGTCGGCTTCCACCACCAGTACGTCGACCCCGGCATCCCGGAAGGGTTCAAGTTCATCGCGATGACGAACACGATGTTCCTCCTGCTCCCGTCGCTTCTGACCGCCTTCACCGTGGTCGCCTCGATGGAACACGGGGCGCGTCAGCGCGGCGGAAAGGGGTACCTCTCCTGGCTCCGTGACCTGCCGTGGGGCAACCCCGCTTTCGCCGGCTGTGCGCTCGCGGGGCTGATGTTCGCCGCCGGCGGGTTCAGCGGGATGATCAACGCCGGGATGAACATCAACTACCTCATCCACAACACGCTGTGGGTCCCCGGTCACTTCCACCTCACCGTCGGGACGGCCTTCGCACTGACGGCCATGGCGATCAGTTACTGGCTGGTCCCACAGCTCACCGGAAAACAGCTCCAGCGGCGCTCGCTGGCGCTGGCCCAGCCCTACGTCTGGTTCATCGGCATGACCCTGATGTCCAACGCCATGCACCGCGCGGGGCTGGCCGGCATCCCGCGCCGGACCGCCGAACCGACCTACGACGAGTTCGCCTTCGAGGGGGTCGCCGGCACCGTCGGCGAGATGCGCCTCCAGATCGCGATCGGGGGCTTCCTGCTGTTCGTCGGCGCCGCCCTCTTCCTGATCGTGATGGCCGAGACGTTCCTGGCTCGCCGTGGCGGGACCCTCTCGGTCAACAGCACGATCCCGGAGCCCCTGTCCGGTCCCGAGCACAGCCCGCGCATCCTCGACAACTACAAGCTCTGGACGGCCATCGCGCTGGTGCTCATCGTCATCGCATACGGGCCGCCCCTGGCGAGCATGATCGCCGACGGCATCACCGCGCCCGGGAGCCCGCCGATCCCGGTCTGAGGACCCACTCTCTATCACCGCTACCTACCCATGTTCGACGACATCGACGGCCCCGAACAGACGACGCTGGTCCGGACACTGATCGTCCTGGCGATCGCGCTCCCGATTCTCATCGAGGTGGCGACCTTCGGGAGTCTGCTCAGTCATTCGCTGCTGGGGGTCGGCGGCGACGCCGGTGGCGCCGCGACAGCGACGGCGACGCCGACGGCCGAGATCGAGGGGGCCAGCGTCGGCGACGAAGTCCTGCCCGCGACGCCGGCAGTCGAGCGGATCGATCGCGCCGCTGTCGTCACCGGTGAGGACGGCTGGCGGTTCGTCCTGACGGTGGCCGTCTCGAACCCAACCGATCACCCCTACGAGCTTCGACTGGGCGAGGTCCACACGAGGGACGGCGAGACGGTCGCCGGCGGCGCGACGACCGGGACCGTCGCCGCCGGCGGGAACGGGACCGTCACCGGCGCGTGGGTCCTCCCGACGGGCCACCAGCCCGAGACGGTCGCCGTCACGGCGGTCGACCGGACCGCTGACGGGGCCGAGACGGAGACGTACTCCATCCGGCTCGGCTCGGTCCAGCTCTCGAACGGCTGAGCCCGGTCACGGCTCCTGTGGCGAGCCGTCGCCGGCCCACGCCGGGCGCGAGACGGTAGTGTTCCCGATGGCCGTGACCTGTTGACTGATACTGACCTGCACCTGTCGGTCGCCGACGCTCGTGTCGTACCGCACCAGCAGCGACTCGACGACGCCGTCGGCCGTCACCAGTAGCCGCACGGAGGCGTTGCGGGGAGTGGCAGTCGCGACCGGTAGCGGCCGGCGTGGGAACCGAACCCGACCGGTCGACACTAGAACCGCACCGCCCCCGGATCGGCGGTTGATATCGTACGTCGCCGCGGCGAGATAACCGCTGGGCCGTGCGGCAGCGAGGGTGTGGATCGCCGGTCGTTCGGGCTGTGGAACGGTACTTACGTGTCCGTTTGCCAGCGTCGAACGGACCCAGTACCGGGACTCCTTCCCCCAGAGGTCGCTGCGGGTGACCGTCGGCGTGAGCGGTCCGGCGCCGTCGGCGCGGAACGACTGCTTGACGCGCCCTTCGGGTGTCACGTGGCGCTGCCACCGGATGTGAAGCGAGCGGTTGGGGCCGGCGAGGATGGCCGTCTGCGTGACGGTGTAACTCCGATCGTCGAGACGCCTCGCGTCGGCACGGCGCACCGCTGCCCTATCGATGGTCTGAGGGGCAGGTCCGGTTGCTGCGGATGCCGGGACGCCCGGAGCGAGCGGCGCTGGCTGGTCCGGGACGGGGGCCGGCGTCGCCGGCGGCGGGGACGGTCCCGGCGACGCGAGCCCGGGACAGCCGGCGAGGACTGCCAGTGTCACCGCCAGCAGAAGCCGCGGACCGACCCGCCTCACCACAGCCCCGGACTCACCGCAGACACCGTTCGCGCTGTCCCCGGATCGTGCCGAGACAGTCGGTGATCTCGGTCAGTGCCGGACAGGTCACCGCGCGGTCGCCGTAGAGAAAGCCGATCAGGCTGTCGGCGTCGACGCCGGCCAGCGGGCTCCCGGAGCGCCGGTGGAGGAGCCGCTGGCGTCGGGTGGCGAGTCGTTCACACGCCGATTCGAGTCGTGTGAGCTCGGCGTCGTACTCCCCGAGTTCGCTGCTCGTGGCCCCCGCCCCGATCGCCTCGCCGAGTTCGGCGGTCCGGGACTCGATCTCCGAGAGCCGGTCCCGGATTCGCACGAGCGAGTCCCGTTCCGTCTCCAGCGTCGCGCCGAACTCCTCGCGCTCGGTCGTCGCGCGCGCTCCGGCCGCGACGATCGTCTCCCGAAGCACCGGCGTCAACTGCTGTCCGTCGACGATCTGTGTCGCGATCTCCGCGCCGAACTCCGCGCGCAGATTCTCCGCCAGCCCCTCCCCGTACACCTCGTCGTAGTGTGGTACCGCCATCACTGTCTCCGCGTAGGTCTCCGTGACCGACTGGAGACCCTTGGACTGCACCTGGTGGCCGCCGGCCGAGACGGCCAGTGTATCGCCGCCGCCCGTGGTTCGGACGGCCGCCGGCTCCGGTTCTCGGTCCCGCACGTGGCTCGTGAACCGGCGAAACGCGCGACGTTCGTCGGTCACGTACTCGATTTCACGGTCCAGTATCTCGATCGCATCGTCGAGTCGGTGGTGGGTCGTTCGTGGCATGGGGGCGTGGTCGATCGAACCGCCGTGTAGTGGTGATCGCGGTGTCCGCACTCGGTACGGTTCGTCGTTCAGTGACGACGAGGTAGTTCGTTGCTATGAGGGATATATACCACACTGAGCCGAACGTAGTGCTTTGTGGGCGTCCGGCGGGAGAAAGCGACGGCTAACTACGGCACTGGACGCGCGACTGTCCGTATGGCGACGCATCCGACCAGACGGCGGTATCTGACCGCGGCGACCGCTCTCGCCTGTCTCGCTGCGGGCTGTGGCGGCGACGGCGGTGACGGCGGCGACGGCGCGCCTGGCCCGGACGACTACCCCCTGATCGACCAGTGGCTCACCGAGACCGAAATCGGCGGGGCCGACGAGACCTACGACGGGACCTTTACCGACAGGCGCGGCCAGGACACGGTGACCGTCGACGTTGGGACCGAGGGCAACGGGGGGAACTTCGCGTACGCGCCCTCGGCGCTGGTCGTCTCGACCGGCACGGAAATCCGGTGGAACTGGACCGGCGAGGGGAACCCGCACAACGTCGAAGCGCTCCCCGAGGAGCAACTCGGGGAGTCGGACTACGAGTTCAGTTCCGGCGAAGCCGAGGGAGGGTCCGGAGTCAAGTACACGCGCACGATGGACCAGGCCGGTATCGCGCTGTATCACTGTGAACCCCACTTCGCGCTGGGCATGAAGGGCGGGATCGGCGTCGAGTAGCGGGGTGTGACGCCCCGCCGACAGCGCGTGCCCGGGCGGTCCTCACTCGGACAGCAGCCGCCCGTGCACGTCGATCTCCCCGTTCCGGACCCGGGTGCTGCTGATCCGTCGCCCGTCCTCGGCGACGATAAACGGTGGCGTGTGGATCTCCAGCGGGGCGAGCCCGTTCCCGGTCCGCTGTTGGTTGAGTTCGTAGGCCCGGCGCTGGGCCTTCGCTTCCGGCGAGACGATCAACGCGTCGAGGTCCTCGCGCGTCGCCGCCGGGCCCAGCGGCGTCGCCAGTTCGAGGATCCGGAACGAACTGCTGTAGGCGGCACCGATCCGATCGAGTTCCGCCTCCAGGGCGTCGTAACGCTCCTCGAAAGAGCCGAGCAGCTCGGCGTGGCCCGGGTCGCTCCGCGTCTCCGCCGCCAGTTCCGTCCCCGTCAGCCCGACGACGACGTGGCCGTCGCCGGCGCCGTCGTGACTCGCCGTCTGAAACGCCTTGTGGAGTAACGCTCGGTGGCCGTTGTGGATCGGCGTGAACGTACCGCCCAGGATCGCGATGCGCTCGGACGCTGCCATATTGGGTGGTCGCGGCCGACCGACGTAGATGTATCGCCGCTGTGTGGTCGCCCTCGTGGCCACCGGCTGTCCCTCTGAGTGACCGAGCGATATTTGTAGTCGTGTCGCGTCAGTAACAACTGGGAGTGACAATGGCTCACACGATAGAGATCAGCGACGAACTCAGGGACCGCCTGGACCGCCACCTCGACGAGGACGAGACCTACGAGGAGCTCATCACGGAACTGGTCTCGATGTACGAGACGGAAGGGACGTTCCTCCAAGAGGGGTATTCGGAGTAACGACCGGGACGACGCGGACACACCGTTATCGAAGTGTTCTCGCCGTTCGGTCGTACGGTTAGCTAGCGGTTACAGCGGGAGCGAAGCGGCAGTCGACCAGTTCACTCCGCCGCGTCGGGCTGTTCGGCGCGCGGGACGGTGACGGGCGGTAAGCCCGCTTCGATCTCGTCCCGTCGGTCCCCGAAACTGCCGGGGAGGACGAACCGTTCGCCCAGTTCCGAGAGCGGTTCGTCGCTCGTGTAGCCGGGGCCGCTCGTCGCGAGTTCGAAGAGGACGCCGCCGAACTCCCGGAAGTACACCGACCGGAACCAGTGGCGATCGATCTGCTGTGTCGGCCGCAGGCCCAGCGATCGGACCGCCGCCCGCATCTCCATCTGGTGGTCGTCGGTCGGCGTCTGGAACGCGACGTGGTGGACCGTCCCGTGGCCCTGCCGCCCGCTCTCGATGGTCGGGAGCACGTCGACGTACGTGCCGACCGGCCCTTCGGCGGCGAAGCGGGTCCGCTCGTCGCCCGGTGTGTCGCCCTGTGACGCCTCCGTCCCGACCCGCTCGAACCCCATCGTGTCGAGCAGGTCCTCGGTCGGGTCCGGGTCCGCGAGCCAGAGCGTCACGGAGTGAAAGCCCCGGATCGCGTGTTCCTCGGGAACGAACTCGGTCCACGGTACCGTGGGGTCGTCCTCGGGAATCTCGACCGCCACCAGTTCGACGGGCAGGCCGTCCGGGTCCGAAAACGGCAGGACGGTCTCGCCGAAGCGCTCGATCCGGTCGTCGTAGTCGACCCCGTAGTCGTCGAACCGATCCTCCCAGTAGTCCAGGCTCCCCTCGGGAACGCGGAACGCGGTCCGTGAGACCTGTCCGGAGCCGACTTTCCCCTGCGAGAGGTCTTCCCAGGGGAAAAACGTCATGCTCGTCCCGGGCGTCCCCTCGGCGTCCGCGAAGAAGAAGTGGTAGGTTCCGTCGTCGTCCTGGTTGATCGACCGCTTGACCAGGCGGAGACCGAGGGTCTCTGCCCAGAAGTCCATGTTCCGCTGTGGGTCGGCGGCGATACAGGTCACGTGGTGAATCCCTGGTGTCGGGTCGGGCATGACGCGATAGTACGGCGTCGAACTACTTGAGTTCCTGCTGGCACGAGTGTTACCGGCTCGGTTGATACCTCGTGCGGGCGATACCTTTTCGTGTCAGTGTGTGAGATAATGTGGCATGGTAGCACCCGAACACAGTGGGAAACCGGTGCAGCACGTACCGATCACCGGACGGGGGCGTCCGGGGCAGCCGACAGCCGTCCGCCGATCTCGGGGGCGTCGACGGTGAGTCTCAAACTGGTGAAACTCCCCTTCCGCGTCGTGGGCTTTCTGTTCTCGCTCGTCTTCGTCGGCGGGATGGTGGAGTTTTTCGGCATGGTGTTGTACCTCCAGTGGCGCGACCAGGCCGCGTTGCAGGCACTGACGGCCGGCGGTGTCACGCCCCCGGAAGCCATCTCGTTCGTTCTCGCTAGCCCCGACAGAGTCGTGGTCGCGGCGCTTCTGGCTGTCCTCTCGGTCGTCTTCGTGGTGACGGGTGATTCTGGAGGAAGTGGACACGTCGGTGGCGGCTACGACGACGGTGGTGGGGTCGGCGGGTTCGACGGTGGCGGCGGTGGCGGCGACGGGGGCGAGTAGCGTTCGGTGAGACAGACGCCGCTCCTCGTCCCGGGGCGCACTGCCCGCTCTGCAGTCCGACGGAGAACCGGATCACTGGCGGTCCGCGTGGGTACTGCGTCGGGAGGCTGTCCCCCCCTGCCTGCCGCCCAGCGGATCAATCCGTCGTCTCGGACTGGACGAACTGCTCTCCCAACCAGTCGGCTTCGGTGTGGGACAGCTCCAGCAGTTTGCTGCTCAATTCGCTTTTCAGGTGCGCGGTCTGGAGGTGTCGGTAGAC from the Haloarcula pelagica genome contains:
- a CDS encoding DUF7260 family protein, coding for MPRTTHHRLDDAIEILDREIEYVTDERRAFRRFTSHVRDREPEPAAVRTTGGGDTLAVSAGGHQVQSKGLQSVTETYAETVMAVPHYDEVYGEGLAENLRAEFGAEIATQIVDGQQLTPVLRETIVAAGARATTEREEFGATLETERDSLVRIRDRLSEIESRTAELGEAIGAGATSSELGEYDAELTRLESACERLATRRQRLLHRRSGSPLAGVDADSLIGFLYGDRAVTCPALTEITDCLGTIRGQRERCLR
- a CDS encoding b(o/a)3-type cytochrome-c oxidase subunit 1, with the translated sequence MVYVDEFPKTAKLVRGQFLVAFGALAIGALFGVIQALHRTGVFRGFVSSADYYTLLTGHGVLLALVFTTFFIAGLFGWAVSNSLDRELSQRLAWGGFWTMLVGTVLAAVAIIGGLIGAPSILGHSLKADVLFTFYAPMKAHPAFYVGAALIIVGSWVAGASYFKSLWEWRSENPGERIPLRTFMVVTTMLMWYISTIGVAVEVVAFLIPWSLGLIQNVDPLLTRTLFWYFGHPVVYFWLMPAYLVWYTILPKLAGGRLFSDPLARVVFVLFLLLSTPVGFHHQYVDPGIPEGFKFIAMTNTMFLLLPSLLTAFTVVASMEHGARQRGGKGYLSWLRDLPWGNPAFAGCALAGLMFAAGGFSGMINAGMNINYLIHNTLWVPGHFHLTVGTAFALTAMAISYWLVPQLTGKQLQRRSLALAQPYVWFIGMTLMSNAMHRAGLAGIPRRTAEPTYDEFAFEGVAGTVGEMRLQIAIGGFLLFVGAALFLIVMAETFLARRGGTLSVNSTIPEPLSGPEHSPRILDNYKLWTAIALVLIVIAYGPPLASMIADGITAPGSPPIPV
- a CDS encoding halocyanin domain-containing protein, yielding MALNRRQFVQTAAAAGALAGAGTATAQEEPDYGGWFDDVSNFEGTVDRRGQDTVEITVGAEGNNGAFAFDPPAVMVSPGTEVVWTWTGAGGGHNVVSDGDGPLNSGDPVSESGTTYSHTFESEGIFKYVCTPHEALGMKGAVVVRPGGSGGGGDQPTGPPANPDYGGFFDGVSNFDGETVDRTGQDSVEISVGAQGNNGAFAFDPPAVRVSPGTEVVWTWTGAGGGHNVVSAGDGPLNSGDPVSESGTTYSHTFEDTGIYRYVCTPHEALGMKGAVVVGAPPGSSGGGGGGPSVEVSGPRWLFTSSIMLAFFTPLLYAAAVRRRKGQAPPSVTDEDGQALVEEAAETAPANEIGHDEYDPWGTAALVAFYFVLIALLWVFMYFVEFLGRVSVIG
- a CDS encoding cytochrome c oxidase subunit II, with amino-acid sequence MQVHNFEKIWLGVALLLIVGFIATIAYGSVGAGISMVDDSGGTISAQAVQSGETGTGFDDPGVVKQSDDHYVVYVVAQQFQFRPGSGDNPIRVPADARITFMVTSPDVVHGFSITETNINTMVIPGQVAEVSARFDEPGTYGLVCHEYCGAGHHTMGGSIEVVAPSNYTAQQQAVDGEVSA
- a CDS encoding halocyanin domain-containing protein, which produces MATHPTRRRYLTAATALACLAAGCGGDGGDGGDGAPGPDDYPLIDQWLTETEIGGADETYDGTFTDRRGQDTVTVDVGTEGNGGNFAYAPSALVVSTGTEIRWNWTGEGNPHNVEALPEEQLGESDYEFSSGEAEGGSGVKYTRTMDQAGIALYHCEPHFALGMKGGIGVE
- a CDS encoding phosphopantetheine adenylyltransferase — encoded protein: MAASERIAILGGTFTPIHNGHRALLHKAFQTASHDGAGDGHVVVGLTGTELAAETRSDPGHAELLGSFEERYDALEAELDRIGAAYSSSFRILELATPLGPAATREDLDALIVSPEAKAQRRAYELNQQRTGNGLAPLEIHTPPFIVAEDGRRISSTRVRNGEIDVHGRLLSE
- a CDS encoding ring-cleaving dioxygenase; the protein is MPDPTPGIHHVTCIAADPQRNMDFWAETLGLRLVKRSINQDDDGTYHFFFADAEGTPGTSMTFFPWEDLSQGKVGSGQVSRTAFRVPEGSLDYWEDRFDDYGVDYDDRIERFGETVLPFSDPDGLPVELVAVEIPEDDPTVPWTEFVPEEHAIRGFHSVTLWLADPDPTEDLLDTMGFERVGTEASQGDTPGDERTRFAAEGPVGTYVDVLPTIESGRQGHGTVHHVAFQTPTDDHQMEMRAAVRSLGLRPTQQIDRHWFRSVYFREFGGVLFELATSGPGYTSDEPLSELGERFVLPGSFGDRRDEIEAGLPPVTVPRAEQPDAAE
- a CDS encoding DUF7557 family protein; amino-acid sequence: MAHTIEISDELRDRLDRHLDEDETYEELITELVSMYETEGTFLQEGYSE